The Panicum virgatum strain AP13 chromosome 3N, P.virgatum_v5, whole genome shotgun sequence genome includes the window CCGATCGCTTTGTGTTTGTCTCTAGCCCTTGCGGTTTCGATTCGGTCTCGAGGTGTTCTTGCGAATTcagagccttctgctcctgcccGATGACTCGATGAGTGTTCTTGGCTCCGGAATGGCGCCGGCATTCGCCTGCTCCTCGATCGTTTCCAGCCTCCTTTTTCCGATTCTTTTTTGTTCGTCTTGCGGATTCGCAGTAGAGCACCTTGTTTTTATTGTTTTCTCGGGGTTTCCGACGCCGGGCATGCAGGCCCGTGTCAGAGCCATGTCTGCGTTGGGTCTTCCAACTCGCAGTTCCCCTCGCCTTATTCTTtccttggccgtgtttggttgaggatgtaaaaaatttcgcgaaaactttttggtttttttaccattaatttagagtatcaatgaagtttatttacaaaaccaccttcgcAACTCTcgtataaatcgcgagacgaatctaatgaggtatttaaacacgtgattagaggatggttactgtagcaaatcatcaattaattatcgtcattagattcatctcaatAAGTTACCTCCGTCcctgaaaaagttttacaaatagactataTTTAGTCTAACTTTCAGAAGTTTGGTTGTTTTGTGAAATCTTGAAAAGACCGtttaccaaacacggcccttCTTCCTCTGCTTTTTCCACTGTCGCGCAGCTCGTGttcgtctccctccctcccctgttccgCGTTCGCGCCGCGTCGCGTTAATGCTCTCGCTTCTTTGCTTCAGGTTTTCTTTCTTGTTCTTTTTTCTAATCAAGGGAAGGGATTAATGCTCGCATCGATTCTCTACTTTTTTCTGTCTTTTATATATTTCTGTTGTGTTATTGTCGCTACTGCCTACTAGGGAGGTTGTCCTGGTTCCGGTGGCCTGCATGTTTTACATGACATTGTCCCCTGGGCTTCGTGTCGCGATTTCAGGGTGCGAAGCggcgcaacggcggcggcggcgacagcgaaAGCGTGATCGCCTTCCCGGGAGCGGGAAGCTCGAGTTGAGCGGCGGCGCAACGGCCGCCGATGGGACCAATGGAGCCGCGCTACCGTCCCGCCGGCGCCCCGtaagatcccccccccccccccctccctcgaCCCCAACCAAAGCTGCTTCCTTTTTCCTTtggttcttcctcctcccgcgccgcggCTGCGCGGTGTGCATGCCGCATTAGATAGGTGCGCGCCGACCCGACCAGCcggaggaagacgacgacgacggcagcggtgaCGCGTCGCCAGCCTCCCCGTCCTCTTAATTGCCGGCGCCGGAGTGGTTGGTGGTTACGCCTCCTCGCCTGCGCGGCCTCGCATTAACGGCACGAAATCTCCCCTGTGCTCCCCATCAATCCAGTCCTCCGGCGCTCGCCGATCAGCACCCAATACCGCATCTTTAGCATGCCAATTATAGGGTAGTGCCATGCCGTGGCTCATTAACACCCTGCTTAGCTCGCTCGGTggtctccctctcctcctccagtCCTCCACGCACTGTCCCTATCTGACCCCCAAGGACTGCTCGTCTTCGTCGCCGATCCACCGGATTGCCGGACGCGTCCGTCTCCACTGGATCCTGGTCTCGTTTTCGCCGCTGGCTTTTTACCTGGTTGGCCGCCCGGCGGCGACCGGCTGCCCTCTGCGGCGAGGCTGACTTGTGGCCGTAGACTTTCGATTTCGGCGGACGCGCGCGTGACGTGTACAAGACGTGGCCTTGGCGTGTGCTGCCGACGGATGAGTTCAGCACGCTTGGATCATCCCGGTTACCTGCACGGTAGTGCTAGCAGTTAGTCTGAAAGTTTTTGGTGACTGTTCGTGGATGCCTGATCCTAACGTTCCCCCGCGATCTATCGAACAGCTAATCATGGTTCGGATTTGGAGGATCGGTCCGGGGTTAGGTATAAAGCCACCTTTGCGATTTAGTAAGATGTGATGATGCTTGTTGTTCCTTACAATTAAGGTTGTGAGTTGTGACAGTACAAGTCCATGCGATTTTCTTCTCTGAATTTTTCGGCGTGCTAAGCGGTTTTTGAGTTCCTTTACACTTCCTATTTTGATTGGCAAACACCTTTTGGTGTGGCTCACTAACACCCGACTATCGGATATACTGCATCTTTGGGTGCTTTCATCCGTCATTATTGTTGTGCATTTTCTGCCAATAAAGTGGTTGTGCCTATCAGCATTCCACTTATTTGGACTCATGGCAAACCTAATAAAGGACGATATCATAGCATTGCCTGTACATGAAAACGTTATCTAGTCTATCGTCTAACGTATCACGAGGGAAAAGTAGGACTTGAATGTGTTGCACTTTTACTAGTTTTAGCTGCTGTATTCAGTATTCGCGCAGTTGTTTGTAGTAAGTACTACATGAAGCATTTTGGCTACTACAATTTCCACTTGTGCTGATGACTTTTTTTTTAGTAAAAGCATTAGTGCTTCCCTAAAAGAGGTCTCTGCAATTTTACTGTGCCTGTACAAATTGGTTTTCGCTTTCAAGTGATCATGCTGTTATCTCTCCGTGATTATAACGCGAATCAAAgtaaaaaaggaagaaaatgaCATATACCTTTGTGTTCAAGAAGGAACTTCAGAATCTGTCTTCTTGTAGAAGCAGCACGCCAGCACCTAGTACTTAATTTTCATTGGCAAAGCAAGCTAAGAAAGATGTCTCCTTTGAATTCCCTTTTGAATTCCACGTGTGAAGCATACTACGTTGATGGCTGATCTTGTCTGATAAAGGAGCTATTGCTTTGCACGACTAAGTTTGCTTCTACCTTCTGCAGTGAGGATACAACTAAGAGAAGGACCTCTAAAAGCAAAAGCTTCAAAGATGTCGAAAATTTTGAAGTTCTTGTCATTGAAAAGAACTGTGGTTGCAAGTTCAAATCTTTGAAGATCATGATCATAGCTATCATTTCTGCAACAGTTCTTACCCTTATAACCCCAACCTTGTATGAGCACCAATTGCAGTCAGCCTCCCGGTTAGTACAATACAACCTctgttgttaaaatatttctgTTGCTGCAAAAATATGACAATGCCTTTACAAGTATATATAACTATGGTCTCATTCTAGTTTATATGCTTTCCAGGTTTGTGGACGTCGGTTGGATGTGGGACAAAACAAGTTCTGACCCGCGATATGCTTCATCTGTTGATGTTCAGTGGGATGATGTACATAGAGCACTCAGAAATCTAAAAAGTGGTAATCAAGATCTCAAAGTTGGACTCTTGAATTTTAACAGCACCGAGTATGGCTCCTGGACACAGTTGTTGCCGGACAGCCATGTTTCCATAATAAGACTTGAGTATGCCAAGGACAGCATTACTTGGCAGACACTGTATCCTGAATGGAtcgatgaggaggaagaaactGAGATACCCTCTTGTCCATCTCTCCCAGAGCCCAATGTTCGAAAAGGTGTACGCTTTGATGTCATTGCAGTGAAACTTCCTTGTACCCGTGTTGCGGGTTGGTCAAGAGACGTTGCACGGCTCCATTTGCAGCTCTCAGCAGCAAAATTGGCTGTGGCCTCTTCGAAGCTCAATCACAAGGTCCATGTGCTTTTTGTAAGTGACTGCTTCCCAATTCCTAATCTCTTCCCGTGCAAGAACCTTGTGAGACATGAAGGCAATGCTTGGTTATATAGTCCTGACTCGAAAGCATTAAGGGAAAAGCTCAGGCTTCCAGTCGGATCTTGTGAGCTTGCTGTTCCTCTCAAAGCAAAATGTAAGTTGCTTATTTACTAAGCGTCAGCACATTGAGTACAGCCTTTTtcaacagaaatatattttgtgCTCTGTTTTTGCTTATTGTTCTGATCATAAGTGCAAACTTCCAGTAGATAACATCTGTTCTTATTGCTGCAGCAAGACTTTTCTCAGTAGATCGACGAAGAGAAGCATATGCAACAATACTGCATTCAGCAAGTGAGTATGTCTGCGGTGCTATCTCAGCAGCACAAAGCATTCGCCAATCAGGATCAACTAGGGATCTGGTCATCCTTGTTGACGAGACCATAAGTGATCACCACCGGAGAGGATTGGAGTCTGCAGGGTGGAAGGTCAGAATAATCCAAAGAATCAGGAATCCGAAAGCTGTGCGTGATGCTTACAACGAGTGGAACTACAGCAAGTTCAGGTTGTGGCAGCTGACTGACTACGACAAGATCATCTTCATCGACGCTGACCTCCTCATCCTACGGAATGTTGACTTCCTGTTCGCAATGCCAGAGATCACCGCGACTGGCAACAATGCAACGCTCTTCAACTCCGGTGTCATGATCATAGAGCCTTCCAACTGCACGTTCCAGCTGCTGATGGACCACATCAACGAGATCACGTCGTACAATGGCGGCGACCAAGGTTACCTGAACGAGATTTTCACATGGTGGCACCGCATCCCCAAGCACATGAACTTCCTGAAGCACTTCTGGGAGGGCGACAGCGAGGAGATGAAGGCGAAGAAGACACAGCTGTTCGGCGCCGATCCCCCGGTCCTCTATGTTCTCCACTACCTGGGCCTGAAGCCGTGGCTGTGCTTCAGGGACTATGACTGCAACTGGAACAACCCCCCGATGCGCGAATTCGCTAGTGACGTCGCGCACGCCCGGTGGTGGAAGGTGCACGACAGGATGCCCCGGAAGCTCCAGTCCTACTGCCTCCTGAGGTCACGGCAGAAGGCCGGGCTGGAGTGGGACCGGAGGCAGGCTGAGAAGGCCAACTCTGAAGATGGCCATTGGCGCCGCAACATCACTGACCCCAGGCTGAAGACCTGCTTTGAGAAGTTCTGCTTCTGGGAGAGCATGCTCTGGCATTGGGGCGAGAACAATAACAGGACGAAGGGCAGCCCCGCGACGGTGACGACGGCGAGCTTGGCAAGCTCATGATCTGTACATATAAAAACAAGCAACTTCCCATAAGGCAACCATACATGCATAGCAATAGTTTGTATAGGTACCTGTGCTTCTTAGGTCTTTGCTATACAAAATACACCCCTCCCTGTTGCTGTCATGGCTGCAGCTCTATGTCAGCTGCCGGCCTGCCTCGATGGCTAACGATTCTTTTGGGTTGGCTGAGATAATAAGTTACTTTTACATGTAAATTTCCCTGCTGAAATTCTGTGAGCGTGAGTGAGAAATGCATTTGTACAGGGCGCCAGTTATAAGCGGTTACTGCATGGAAAAATATGGCTAGTTGTATAGTGTACACCGACAGACTTTGTATATTACAACGCCTTACCGACAGTACAGAAACAGAGCACTGCAAGGTAatactagacatgcaaagtttgCCAATTCAATCGAAAGGGGGAGCTTTTTGACAAGGTTTCTTGTGAATGTTTGTACATACAATTTGAAACACAAATTTGTTGTTTTTTGGACTCGCACAAATTTGATTTTTGGCAACATATAAAACGAACTACCAATTTAGTAACAGTTCATAGAATGGCTGCCAATGTTTTCTAATCCTTAGCAACCGAAAGACGTGATACAAAATCTACACCTCTGGATGCGTGCTTAACCTTGTAGACAAGTTAAGGAAATAATGTTGAGGCCCATACACAAGTAAGGGTAGATTGAGTATATTGCCGCAATATTCACCCCACCGTGTTTCTCCAACCTTTGCAATTCGGacgttttaaaaaaaatcagttcAGCCATGCATCCAACTACAATAAGAACAGTTTTAAGCAAGTCTTAAGGTTTTGAATTTTTAGAGCATAAGTAGAATAAACAAGTCAAAGCAGTAAAAAAAAATCGACCGGGGGGATGAAACGGACCCCAcccgtatttcattaagaggagcgACTGCTCAGCTCTTCCCGgccgagaaaccccccgaaccctggcccatgcccACAAGTCAAAGCAGTAGCAAAACCATTTCTATATTTGCTTTCCTCCAATCAAAGGCGATGCCATTGTAGGTGCAATTTCTAGCACTGCCACTGTTTTTATCATAAATTTAGTATTCATATTCGAACAAGCATGTAGAAACAGTAGATAAATCGCTCCAAGCTACGGATCAAAAGGTCAGTTTTTCAGTCCATCTTGAAAGCGCCCGCTCGGTGGCTATTCATATGAACTTCTCTAGTGTTACAAGGAACATTGCATTGGTTGCTATTAAACTAGGCATGTAAACTTTGCAACTCAAATTGAAAACTGAGCATTTTTTTGGCAACTTATCAAGTGAATGTTTGCACATTCTGAATGAAACACAAATTTGATTTTTGACAATAGAAAATGAACTGTTAGTACATACAGGTGACAGAATGAATGTCAATGCTTTCTAATCCTTAGCAGCAAAAAGAAGTGATACAAAATGTACATCTCTCCAAGAATGTTTCACTGTGTATAGAAGTCAGAAGAAAAGAATGTAGAAGTCCAGTGACCACCTTGCAGATGCAGCTGCATCATCCAGGACGTATGTTAATCCTCTACTATACGTGACAATGTCAAATGTCACAATATACAAGTGTGAGAAGATTCAGTATGCTGCCACTACATTCACCCTGCCATGTTTCGCCAACCTGTGCAATTTGGACGTGAAAAAAAAAGGTCAACTCAAATCCAACTACAACAAAAACAAGCTCAAGTTTAGGAACGAAAAATTATTTTGTAACACTTGAAGCAACTCAAGTCGCATCACATACTAACAGAGGTAAAAGAAAATATACTAGCACACTCATGTATGGACAATTACTGATAAATGTATATGCAAATGAATAAAATTTGGAAAATTGTAATTTAAGACTTTCCAAAGTAGTATCGGCAAAGAGCTCTGGATCATTCCAGATGGATTGCTTGACTGCAGGTTACCAAGGGTCAACCATCATAGTCTAAGCCATCTTCTCTCGGAGCAACCTCCTATTCCCCTTCAAGTAACTGTGAATCTCACTATTTTATTGGAAAATCTCATGTAATAATGTATGACATTCCATGGGTATTATGGTTCAGTAGAGATAGCAAGTGTTTATGCATTGTGTCTGCAAGACTTCAAAACTTCATCACACAGTAGATGCAGTGGAATAACACTATATTTTGGAACCGAAAGCAACTTGTGATATGATGAAACTGTCTGGTTGAAAAACATCATTTTTCCTCACAGTACTCATAGAAAAGAAGAAACATCTTAGCATCGATAAGAACTCACCATTTGTCAAAAGGTAAGAAAATACGAGTTCATTCCAAGCATCAGGGACTCCCGGCAGACACCAGTGGCTGCAATCAAGTACAGTGGGAGGATAACTCCAAGTGCCAACATGAGCATCACTTCTGAACGCTCCCATTAAAGTTACATTTAGAACTGTTACAGGAACTTTCATGTTGGCCACAACATCAGCAAGTGTAGCCCCAAATTCACTCTTATCATTTCCTTTGGCCTCCAATGAAGGCAGTTCTGTTACCTCACATACCTTTTGGCTCGTGTCCCTGTCGATGGGAAGAGCACTCTTGTCAGTCCATATATAATAGCTATAGCACAGCAAATGATGAAAAGAACTGATAGTGCATTATTTCTTGCAATAATACTACTGTTTGTGCTAACCATGCTCGTGTTAGACCATATCATAATTTTAGGAATGGGGAAATGAAGTTTTTCCAGATGAAGTATAAGTTCCAGCCTCATGCACCAACTAGAGATGCATACTGCCATTCAGAAAAATGAAGTATAATTGTGTAGCAAAACAGTGAAAAACATCAAATGAAGAGGTGTGGTGAGATAAGGTATCTGTATTAACTAAATGCAGTGCAATCACAAATCGACCCTGGAAAGCGTAagattttttatatttattgaCGTGAAGCATTTTACAAGTCATGAACCATAATGTAGATAAAATGAAGAATAAACATCACTACATATGTCTTGGTGCAGCTATAAGACACATTGCACAGTAAAGTGGACTGATTACAGATTACATGTAGTCAAAATGGATTGTGATCTCAAATAAATTTTGCAAACAGAAAAAGATTCACTATAATTAAATCGGTGCAATTATCTATGTTGCCACTATCAATttacataaataaataaaggCATAGCAGTATATCATTTAATAGGACTGAAAATTACATGGCTATCTAGGTTATCAAGGTACATGGGTGAAGTTAGTTTCTTAGGATTGAAGATTAATATCTTTTTTTAATGAGATTCAAATGCCTAACAACCATAATAATCTTTCAGAGTCTGAGTTTGTTATATATAACATACCCCCAATGGGATGGCTCATATGTGCGAAAGAAGACATGCGTTCGATTTAGATCAACTCTTTTTTCTACCCACGAGGCCCAGGTCTCCAATGCCATCCTGAAGCCAGCATCAATGGATGTACCTAGTTTAAGTGAACGTCCGGCTTGAAAATAGCAACCCCTGTTGTAAAAAattgaagatgaagaagacTGTCACTTGGTGAGCATGAAACAAGCAGAAGTAATTTGACTATGATGTGAACACAGTGTTCTGTGGAAACAAATGGAAAATATGTTAAATCGAAGGCACATATACGTACAGCAAATAAAATCAATAAGTTGGCAATTTAAACGTTGCCATTTCAACACCGTGTAAGACTGCTTATACAGTAGGTCAGATAAAGGTAAGATCCTATGAAAAAGGTTGGTATTGGTATTGCACAGGATGTGCAAGGCACTCACATTCATTTTGTAGCCCCCCACCCTGACACCCAAGTGTCTGCTGTAGTATCGGTATCCATGTTAAGTAGACACATACATTATtcctcaaaattcaaaattaccAGACTCTACCTCTAACTAGAACATGAGCTAGGATTCTATCTCAAAAATAAGGGTAGTTTTTTTGGGGGGTATAAGATAAGGTGCAGTATTGGAAATACTCGGCAGCAACCAGTGTATCAAAGTGAACAGAGGCACAGAGCTACTTgtcttttttgaaataaaaaaaggtATCCGCAATTACTAATCAACCATAAAAATATGAGTGGCAAAGCAGACAGACTGACAAACAGTACTGAAGCAACTACACTTTTTTCAGGTTTAGAACTAAAGGGCagattaaatcaatgcaagggACCTTACGTATCAAACAATTTGGTCGGTGTCCACCAATGCCCGGTGTTGAAAATCAAAACGTCCGAATTCAGCCATTTCCGGCTGAGATTATCCATCCTATCCAACCTCAATGTGGATTTGACCCTCTTGGGGGCATGCCGCGGGGCCGGGTGCTGCTGCACGAGGAACACCGAACGGAAGAACTCCACGGTGAGGCCGTGCGACGCGAACCTGACCGCCAGGTGCCGTATTATTTTGGTGATCTCGTTCCCGTTCACCTCGAAGACGGTCCTGGGGTCGTCCACCGCGGCCATGAGCATGCAGATGAAGGACTCCCACTGCGTGCGGCTCATGGAGTCCCCCACGAACACCACCCGCTTGCCGCGCAGCCGCTCCAGCGCGGCGCGGGCCGCGAACCGcggcacctcgcaccggcgggGCTTCCACCGCCACTTCAAGTAGCCCGTGTCGTTCCGGCCGTTGGCGAGGCAGTCGAACCCGCGCTCCGCGAACGGGCACTCGGAGCTGTTGTAGAGTGGGTGGCGCCCGGTGTTGTCGGGCACCCAGGCTCCGTCGAACACGTcgcaccgctcgccgccggcgccggcgccgaggcccAGGCCGGCGTCCCCGACgaagccggcgccggccgcgcgccctcCCCGGCCGACGTAGCGGAAGACGTAGAGGTAGAGCGCGCAGGAGAGCACCAGCGCCGCGGAGGCCAGGAGGGACGCGTGGGCCGCGCGCTCCAGCGACGCGCCCGAGGGCGGCCACCGCCACCTGCGCCGCAGCGCCGCGAAGGCGGTCGCGGCAGCAGAGGCGCGCGGGCTCCCGGCCCCGGAGCCGCCCCGCGACGAGACGCGCGCCGGGACGCCCCGGCTCGAGCCCGCGCTCGCGGTCACCATCtcactcccgccgccgccgccgccgctggggccAGATCTCTCATCCCTCGACTCCCCGCCCACCAAATCAGCAGTACTCGGCGGTCGCCGCCTGCCCCGGGTGGCCCCGCCGAGACACACCCGGCGTGTGGAATCCTGGAGGGGCTCCAAGCTCGCCTCGTGGCGCGGGTGCGGTGCCTGCTGTGCCTCCGAGCCCGCCCGTGCCGTGAGCTCGCCTCTGGCGTGACGGCGGGAGCTGGTGGAGGCGGTTGaggcagtagctggatcgtctGGTTCCAGCCGTCCAGCGAGGCGCGCCGCGGTCACTGGAATGTGGGACCTGAAGCCGATGGGGGCCCACAAGTCGGGTGGGTTCGTGGCTGGGAACACGTTGGAGCAGGCAAAACCAAAGGGTTCTGGAATTTGCCTGATTGGTGCTTGCCCAGCTTTGATCCTTGCAGACTTTGCGCTTGGGGAAGAATAGCCAGCTTACCTACCTGATCAGCATTGCCATTGCAGTGTTTCCTGGAGATTTTTCTGGTGATCAAGTACCGGTACGGCCAACCACCTAGTCACCTGGAGTATAGAATACCGTGAATTAGGTAATTTATGAAATTGAAAGTCAGAGATCGGGAGTGATTGGGATCTAATAGTTTACTCTGACAGTGATACTACAGGATTTGTCTTTTGGGGGCAAAGGACTCGGATGCGTCATCAATGACCTAATGGCACAGTAGCCGTCACAGCTGGATACCTGATTAGTTTGCCAACAATCCATTGGGCGCCCACAACAAGAAGTCAACAATCAGGCTAATGGTTTCTGAATAAACCGTTTGTCAGGTGGTGAAAATCAGTCGTGAGATTCTGCTACGGAAACCCATGTGGGTACTAAAATAGTAATACACATAATCTCATCTTAACAAACATTGTGCACCTCTTGCTAGTTGCTACTTAAACCATATTCGCCAAAATGAAAATGCTGCATTCAAACCATTATCCAAACATGGAATCTCACGAACAAAAAACAGCCCATGACAAGGCCCTACATCCCTagccatggtgtgcaagtaccCATTAGGTCCGTCGAGCACTCGACTTCAGGTTCCCCGTGGCTGTTAGTTCCAAAACTGGTGCGGATCACATCATCCATGATCCAAGTCAAGCGACACGCCATTTCAGATGTGCAGGTTCACTTCTTGGAGGggagctttctcctcttggcaGGCTGTTCACGCTTCtgctccttcctcttcttgagCTGCACCTGGTGCGACCTTCCCACCAACGACGGCTGCTCCTTCAGCCCGAAGCTCCTCGCTACGTGCCCCAAGTGGAGCTTCTTCACCATGAAAATCTTCTTCAGTTCGCCTCGGTGGGCAGTGTAGGCACGAACCCAGGAACAGAAAGCGTCCCTGGCAAGCTTCTTTGTTGCATCCTGGAAAAGAATAAAGAATATGACAATATGTTATTCACTGATATGTGATATCAATTGCTTAATGCTTAGTTTACAATATTCATAAGTTCATAACAAGTAATCAGCAAAAGCTTTTCACATGTACACGTCTGCTCATCATTGAAGGGCGAAATATAATATTAGCCAAACAGCAGCTTGAGgtagaaggaaaaagaaaatatgcaTTACCTCACCAGCGACAAAACCCTCCAGTGATCTCTGCAGAGACATTATCCAAGGGTGCATGTCTAAAGATATTATCTTCCTTTTGTGAGGTTTCTGTCCATTTACAGGAAAGCTATCCAAAACCTTTTGAAAGGGGTATTCTGTCAGGGATACACCATGTGACTCCAGATCTTTCAAATAGTCAAGTTCAATAGGTTGCAAAAACAAGAGAGCCTCCCCCTTTTCACCAATCCTTGCAGTTCTTCCAACCCTGTAATGAAGGGGGATAATGTTATTAAAACATAACTAGCAATGGCAAAGTAGAATGCTAACTATCTTTGTTGCTTATGCATTGGGCATTTAACATCTTCACAAGAAACTAAAAAACAAGAATTAGTAAGAATACACTGCAGAACTGCCTTAGTATTAGCAACCTGCTAGATAAAAAGATGTACTATCAGTGATGCAGTGAACACCAgaaacatactccctccgtcctgaaatacAAGGCATTTTGGTTTGTCCTAAACCAAATTGTTCTAAGTTTaaccaagtttatagaaaagagtaataatattttgaatgacaaatgagaataattaaatccattatgaaatatattttcataatttacttatttgatgtgttagatgttaatattcttctctataaatttggtcaaccTTAGGCTACTTTGACTCAAGACAAACCAAAATGCCTTATAATTCAGGATGGAGGAAGTAATAAGGCACTATGTAATAAGCAAgcaaaatgcaaacacataTTTTGTCCAGTTCCAATACATGAATTACAATGGAGACAAAATcacaaaatacaccaaaaccctACAAGTGCATTAGACAAGGAGATGATCAGGTACCTGTGAACGTATTCAGAAGCTTCCCCTGGGGAATCATATTGTATGATGTACTTGACTTTTGGAAAGTCCAAGCCTCTAGCAGCAACATCGGTAGATACAAGAATTGCAGATTTCTCAGAACCAAAACCCAAAAATGACTTTTTGCGATCATCCTGCTCCATATTACCATGCAAACGGAACACTTTACAACTAAGAAATTTTTGCTTCTTATCCATATCAAGTTGTGGGCCAGAGCTCCATTCAAGCTGGCTGAGTACCGCGTGATGGAAATCAACAGAGTCACAAGTTGATAAGAAAATAACAACCTGCAAAAAAAGCAATGTAAGCTAACTCGCAGGTCATGATAGGTAGGAGTCCCAGGGCTTCCAGAGACCTATCTGTGGCAAGTGAAACATTAAGTCGAAATTACAGTTCAGTGAAATTTAAACCACTTCAGGACATAATAAGCAACTCACCTTCTGAGAAATTTGTCTTTCAAATAGAGATTTGAGAATCGACAGAAGAACTGCAAGCCTTGAGCCACATGAAACTAAATAAAAGTAAAGGTTTGTTATACCACCTAAGGAACAAACAACAAGCATGAACtttaaaaaatttaaaccaAGCAACTTGTTTCTACCTTTAACGTATCTTTGGACTAATTGTGCAGGAAGCTTGAAATCATCAACTGCATGTTCCAATATATCATTTTGCTTTTCCAGTATCccgtcctcatcatcatcagatAATAGAGAAGTATGACTGTTCCCTAGCGTGTTCGATTTCCCTGAGGGCTTCTTTTGATCATCAAGGCCAATCATCACTGGATTCTTCAAACTAATTTTAGCCAACCGATTCACCTTCTCATTAAGAGTTGCAGATAACAGAAGGTTTTGCCTTCGGATATGCTCCCCTTTGTTTTTATTTTGATCAAGAGCTCCATTCCTTGAACCCAAGTGCTCTAGAATATCCTCAACTGCTTTCCCAAAACCAAGTTCGAGAATGCTGCATTAATACAAACATAAGTGTGAGTGTGGTAAAAGTTGTGCCCATCGAACAGGAAATCTTATTTCGAAACCAAATGAGGAGACTATTGCTATCAGACCTGTCAGCTTCATCAAAAACTATCCAGCGCAAATTTGAATAAACAAATGACGCAGTATGCTGCAAATGGTCAAGGAGGCGCCCAGGTGTAGCAATGAGAATTGATATTCCTAAACAAATGTCCAGAGTCAAAGCATGACATCACACACAGGTACAATTGATTCCATAAATGACTTTATCAAACGAGATATACCTTTTCGCAGTCTTGCTTTCTCTTTTGCTCTGTTCTC containing:
- the LOC120665405 gene encoding putative UDP-glucuronate:xylan alpha-glucuronosyltransferase 3 isoform X1, translated to MGPMEPRYRPAGAPEDTTKRRTSKSKSFKDVENFEVLVIEKNCGCKFKSLKIMIIAIISATVLTLITPTLYEHQLQSASRFVDVGWMWDKTSSDPRYASSVDVQWDDVHRALRNLKSGNQDLKVGLLNFNSTEYGSWTQLLPDSHVSIIRLEYAKDSITWQTLYPEWIDEEEETEIPSCPSLPEPNVRKGVRFDVIAVKLPCTRVAGWSRDVARLHLQLSAAKLAVASSKLNHKVHVLFVSDCFPIPNLFPCKNLVRHEGNAWLYSPDSKALREKLRLPVGSCELAVPLKAKSRLFSVDRRREAYATILHSASEYVCGAISAAQSIRQSGSTRDLVILVDETISDHHRRGLESAGWKVRIIQRIRNPKAVRDAYNEWNYSKFRLWQLTDYDKIIFIDADLLILRNVDFLFAMPEITATGNNATLFNSGVMIIEPSNCTFQLLMDHINEITSYNGGDQGYLNEIFTWWHRIPKHMNFLKHFWEGDSEEMKAKKTQLFGADPPVLYVLHYLGLKPWLCFRDYDCNWNNPPMREFASDVAHARWWKVHDRMPRKLQSYCLLRSRQKAGLEWDRRQAEKANSEDGHWRRNITDPRLKTCFEKFCFWESMLWHWGENNNRTKGSPATVTTASLASS
- the LOC120665405 gene encoding UDP-glucuronate:xylan alpha-glucuronosyltransferase 1-like isoform X2 produces the protein MIIAIISATVLTLITPTLYEHQLQSASRFVDVGWMWDKTSSDPRYASSVDVQWDDVHRALRNLKSGNQDLKVGLLNFNSTEYGSWTQLLPDSHVSIIRLEYAKDSITWQTLYPEWIDEEEETEIPSCPSLPEPNVRKGVRFDVIAVKLPCTRVAGWSRDVARLHLQLSAAKLAVASSKLNHKVHVLFVSDCFPIPNLFPCKNLVRHEGNAWLYSPDSKALREKLRLPVGSCELAVPLKAKSRLFSVDRRREAYATILHSASEYVCGAISAAQSIRQSGSTRDLVILVDETISDHHRRGLESAGWKVRIIQRIRNPKAVRDAYNEWNYSKFRLWQLTDYDKIIFIDADLLILRNVDFLFAMPEITATGNNATLFNSGVMIIEPSNCTFQLLMDHINEITSYNGGDQGYLNEIFTWWHRIPKHMNFLKHFWEGDSEEMKAKKTQLFGADPPVLYVLHYLGLKPWLCFRDYDCNWNNPPMREFASDVAHARWWKVHDRMPRKLQSYCLLRSRQKAGLEWDRRQAEKANSEDGHWRRNITDPRLKTCFEKFCFWESMLWHWGENNNRTKGSPATVTTASLASS
- the LOC120665407 gene encoding protein trichome berefringence-like 7; its protein translation is MVTASAGSSRGVPARVSSRGGSGAGSPRASAAATAFAALRRRWRWPPSGASLERAAHASLLASAALVLSCALYLYVFRYVGRGGRAAGAGFVGDAGLGLGAGAGGERCDVFDGAWVPDNTGRHPLYNSSECPFAERGFDCLANGRNDTGYLKWRWKPRRCEVPRFAARAALERLRGKRVVFVGDSMSRTQWESFICMLMAAVDDPRTVFEVNGNEITKIIRHLAVRFASHGLTVEFFRSVFLVQQHPAPRHAPKRVKSTLRLDRMDNLSRKWLNSDVLIFNTGHWWTPTKLFDTGCYFQAGRSLKLGTSIDAGFRMALETWASWVEKRVDLNRTHVFFRTYEPSHWGDTSQKVCEVTELPSLEAKGNDKSEFGATLADVVANMKVPVTVLNVTLMGAFRSDAHVGTWSYPPTVLDCSHWCLPGVPDAWNELVFSYLLTNGWRNMAG